In Plodia interpunctella isolate USDA-ARS_2022_Savannah chromosome 19, ilPloInte3.2, whole genome shotgun sequence, a genomic segment contains:
- the LOC128678472 gene encoding uncharacterized protein LOC128678472: CVIVSVKKLQQRWKTARDTYIRVRSTKKKLKSGSGSRANKTYIYYNMLSFLDSNSNTQGEESADNFNQSVEQNASPRTSQNNTIIEEDLINVPSTSSSVTKETRSSKKRKCESPTDFELELLNCVKNNTADNMDEDLNFFKSLLPTVKKLSCFKKLLFRTKVLEALIDIEKEMIITIDDLSLTQNTVTNDLESLNVRSDTNNE, encoded by the coding sequence tgtgTTATTGTTTCAGTGAAAAAGCTGCAGCAAAGATGGAAAACTGCAAGAGACACTTATATAAGAGTGAGgtctactaaaaaaaaacttaaatcagGCTCCGGTTCCAGggcaaataaaacatacatttactaTAACATGCTGTCATTTTTAGATTCAAACTCGAATACTCAAGGAGAAGAATCGGCAGACAATTTTAATCAGTCAGTAGAGCAAAACGCGTCACCGAGaacttcacaaaataatacGATTATTGAAGAAGATTTGATTAATGTACCTAGCACCAGCTCCAGCGTTACCAAAGAAACACGATCTTCCAAGAAACGTAAGTGCGAATCGCCAACTGATTTCGAATTAGAGTTGTTAAATTGCGTGAAGAATAACACTGCAGATAATATGGACGAAgacttgaatttttttaagtcattattaccaactgtaaaaaaattgagttgctttaaaaaattattatttcgtaCGAAAGTATTAGAAGCTTTAATTgatattgaaaaagaaatgattATTACCATTGATGACCTTTCATTAACGCAAAATACGGTAACGAATGATTTAGAATCCTTAAATGTAAGATCAGATACgaacaatgaataa